The stretch of DNA AGCCCGGAGAGGCCTCTTGTGAGGGGCGATTTGAGCAGAAGGGAGGCTCTCGCCTTTGCTGCCGTCGCATCGACTTCCGCGCTGCTGCTCGCTTTACCACTCGGAGCATACCCCGTGTTACTCCTCTTAGCCGCGCTGGCCATAGGCAACGCGTACAACTACTACCTGAAGAGACTCTCCATCATCGGGAACCTGGCCGTAGCCGGTCTAACGGCAAGCAGCTTCCTCTACGGGGCCCTTGCAACAGGCCTCGCGGTAGAGGAGAAAGTGTCACTCTTCTTCTTGATAGCCTTCCTGGCGAACATTGGACGGGAGATCGCCAAGGGGGTACGGGATCTGGAGGGCGACATACGCGTCGGCGTATGCACGCTCGCCTGCGAAATCGGGGTCAAGCAAGCGGGGCTGGTGTCAGCCATCTTCATGGCGCTAGCCGTTGCGCTAAGCCTCGCCTCCCCTCAGTACTTCGCGCTGAAGGAACCCTTTGTAGCTATGCTGGCTTTAACGGACGCTATATTCATCCATTCGATCTACACGATTGCAAGAACCCCGACTCCTGAAGCCGCGGGGATCGTTAGGAGGAACACGCTTATAGGAATGCTGGTGGCCATCCTGGCGTTCACACTCCCCTAACTCGAAGCCAAAAGTATATACATGAGCTGCGCGATTCTGAGCCTCGTATGCGGCGCGGCGCGTCTGGTGTAGCTTCAGCTCTACTCTCTGAGAGCGCTCTCGCATGGCTACTGCTGGTTTTCTCTATCGCGATTGCGGCCGGCCTCGTCTACGTTCTGGCCGAGAGACCCCCATTCTCCCTTGGAACGTACATCATCTACCCGGGCACAGGCTCCCAGACCACGAGCGAGTTCCTGGTACTTCTCTTCCTGTATGCTCTCGCCGTAGCCGGGTTACTGCTGGTGTACGAGGCCCCGAGGTACAGGTCCAGGCCGAACCTAGCAACAATGTTTCTAGTGACGGGTATAGCCTTGGCGTTCATCTCCGTGACCCTGCTTTTGACGGTCTACGGCATGAAGTAATGATTCCGAGGAGTTTTCTCAGAGCTTTGGGTAAGCCGGGCCTGCACGTAGTCTACGGTGGCCCGTCATCCTTCAAGACAGCTTTCTCGCTCTCCGCTGCGCTCCATATAACGAAGTCCAAGGTGCTATACGTCGGGCTGGCCAGGCACTCGCTCTTACACCCTGAGCCCAGCGACCGCGTGGCCGTCGCCGCGGTTCCAAACCTTAAGCAGGAACTGCACTTCCTCCTCAGCTTAGACCTAATCCCGGATAACATAGACGTCGTGGTCTACGACGGCTTCTCGGCTTACTACCTGCCCCTCCGGTTCTACATGCGTGAAAGCGCTATCACAAGGCTGCAGTTGCTCGCCGCGTCGAAGCTCTACGCTCTAGCCGCGTCGAGGGCAGTGCCCGTGCTGGTGACGACGCAGGAGGTCTCAGGGAGGAGGCCTCTGGCGTACCGTGTTCTCAGATTCTACGCCCAGGACTTCGTGAGGCTGGAGAGAACGGAGGCGGGGCTGAGGCTCGTTCTGGCGGGAAAAGACCTTGATGAGAGGCTGTCTGCCTCCTTGGAACCCGAGGAACTGGGTGTTGAAAAGCAAAAATAATCCTCAGGGCTTAAAACACTCGGGGTGCGAGGCCTAGGCGCATCGCCTCGGAGTGCCGCGAGAAGGCGGGCTTACTCGCGCAGTTTATCAAGAGAATGAAGGGTGACTTCGTACTGGATCAGCTAAGCCCCGAGCTCGTAGTCCCATGCGAGCTGATCGACGAAACCATCGGTGAGCCGGTCCTAAGCGTCTACCTCAACTGGCCGCCTGAGAGGGCCAACGAGGTCGTAGTAGCGGTGGACCCCGGGGAGTCGAAAGCCGGCCTCGTGATAGCAGTAGAGGACGACGTGCTGTTCGTCGGGCTATCCACGCCTGAGGCGATCTCGAGAATCATAAGGGTGCTCTCGGCGCACTACAGGAAGGTGGTCTTAATGGTGGGGCGCACACCTTCATCCGAGAGGCTACTAGCCGGCAACCCGCCAAACGTGAACGTAGTGTTCCTAGAGGAGGCGAATCTACCCCCCTTAAAGCTAGGGGGCAAATTCAAAGACGATGCCCTCGACGCACTAAGGCTATACCTTAAAGGAAGAGCTCTGCTCGTGCAGAAGGCCGTGCAGGACGCTACCTCCTCCTCTTAACCTTAACCTCTACAGGCCTCCAGTCGATCTCGCGACCGCACCTCGGGCAACGCCCACCCACAGAGGCGTAGATCTTGTAGAGGTTGGGTACCTTGCTACCCTTGTAGAACACGTAACCGCACTTGCTGCACACAACGGTTATCATTGACCTGAATATCGGCGCTCAGAGATATATTTGCTTGCCCAGAGTTTAGCCTCCCTGAAAAGCCCCCTGAGCTTACAGAGCGAAACGCCTTCACTCTCGATCCCGCGCCCTTGCCCCTGTGTCCGATTCAGGCGAATATGGATCCGCGCATGCTGCAGGAAAACCGTAGCCTAGCTCGCGGCTCGACTTAAGGATGGGATGATGCGCCTGGAGAACAGAGCTCGTGGGGAATGCACGCGGGTCCTGAAGCAAAAAATGGGGGTAAGCTAGACTCTATCCGCGTCCAGCGATCCGAAGAAAATCTCACTAACGTTTCCCGGTTGCAGGAAGAGATAAGGATGGGAAGCGAAAAGCAGTACTAGTACGTGCTGGAGGGGGATGCACAAAAATAAATACCGGGGGTCAGAGCACCTATTCTGTGTCTGACAGGAGCGACACGCCATCGAAGAAGGTTGCGTCAGGACTCCTCAAGGTTCTAGAAGCACTTGGAGATACTAGGGCCGTGGTTGCAGTCATCCTAATCCTGGCATTCACTGTGACGCTGCTCGCGCGACTAGCCCCCCTCCACTGGGGCACGTACTTGAACGAGTTCGACCCATACTACGAGTACTACCTCTCCGTCAAGATGTTAGAAAACGGCAACGGCGGTTTCCTCGGGGGCTTAGCCTGGTGGTACCACTGGTGGCTCGAGAACCCTAAGCCCAGGGACACCCTGTTCTGGGCGCCGAGCGGTAGAGACCTCAGGGGCACGAGCCAGCCCGGAGCAGCGTTCTTCACGGTAGCCACGTACGAGCTTCTCAGAGACCTCGGCCTCCAAGTCGACCTCTACTTCATCCACGGCATAATAGTCCCCGTCGGAGCAGCCTTCGCGGTCTTCACTGCTTACCTGCTTGGAAGGGAGCTCAAGGACGAACGGGTGGGCGCGTTATCCGCGGTTATGATAGCGCTGAGCTGGGCGTACATGTACAGGACCAACTACGGGGCCAAGCACGAGGGCCTAGCTATCCCCTTCATGCTCCTCGGCTTCTACCTATTTCTCTTAGCATACCGCAGGAAGTCCGTCTCGCTCGCCATCCTGGCAGGCCTCTCGCAGGGCATCGTCGTCCTGTCGTGGGGCGCGTACCTCTACCCATGGAACTTCCTCGCGCTACTCGCGCTCTTATGGCTGCTCATCCACCCGGATGACAGGACGCTAGCCAAGGTCTACGTTGCCTCGAACGCCGTAATCACCCTCTTCGTCGCCACGACGCCGAGGTTCGGCCCTAACACCGCCTTTCTCTCACTGGTAGGCTTCCTCCCGCTCGCCACCACCGTCTACGCCGTATTCCTGCTTCTAGGCTTTTCCAGGATCAGAACCTTGAGCCCCTCCCAGATTAAGAGGGCCGGCCTCGCGGCCCTAGGAGTACTGGCAGTTCTGCTCGCCGTGGCGACGGTCACGGGTCTGACGTCGCTGATCTCGGGCAGGATCCTCGCCGTTGTCCTGCCCACGATAAGAGAGCCGGGAGTAACCACTGTGGCGGAGCACGCCGTACCGTCGTGGAACCAGCTCTTCGACGACTTCCAATCATCCATCGTTTTCGGCATATTCGCGGTGTTCATCTTAGCGAGGAGGATGAGGAGCGACCTCAAGGCTGCCTTCGCGTCGCTGTACTTCGCCACCTCCCTGTACTTCTCCTCATCGATAGTCAGGCTCATCCTGCTGCTCTCACCCGCAATATCGGTCGTTGCCTCGATGGGCCTCGTAGAGCTCTTCGATAGGGTGCTCGACACTACCCGCACGGCGACCTACAGAAGGCGTGGTGGCGGCAGTGTTTCCGGCGCCGTAGTGGCCTTAGTCCTCGTGGTGTTGTTGCTGCTGTTTTCCCCGTCGATCCTGGGCTCCAAGGTGCCGCTCTACTCGCATCAGCCGGCACTTATACTCACGTCCTCTATACCCATGGTCGACTACAACTACCAGTACATGGACTGGATCTCCGCTCTGGAGTGGATCAAGCTGAACGTGCCGCGCGATGCGACGATAGCAACGTGGTGGGACTACGGCTACTGGATCAGCGTGAACACGGGGCGCAAGACCACCTGCGACAACGCGACTATAGACACCAGGCAGATCCAGAAAATAGCCAGGGCCTTCATGTCCGACGAGGACACGGCCCTCAGCATATTCAGAGAGCTGAACGTGACGTACGTGGTCGTCTTCGAGCCCCTACAGTCCCTCACCCTGTCCACAGGCGTTAACGTGTACTTCTCCATGATCCACCCCGCGCTCGGCGGAGACATGGCTAAGAGCCCGCAGATGCTGAAGTGGATAGGGCTCGACGCGGGAGACTACATCTACGGCTACAGAAACGGCTCGTACGCGTACCTCGACCTCGGCAACAACCAGAGGATATACCTCCTGGTGCCCGCCGCAACGCCCCAAGCCCTCAACGCGACCCTCTACAGGATGATCTACACGAGAAACTACAAGCAGCAGGTGTTCATCTTCGACGCCTTCCTCGGGCAGCTCCAGGGCTACAACGGTCCCCACTACCTTCTCCAGCCACTAAAGAACTTCGAGCTAGTCTACGTGTCTGAGCCGAACGGCTGGGTGAAGGTATTCAAGGTTAAGATAGCAACATCACCTTAAATCCCTTTTCCTGGAACCAGGCATCCTCCTCTGAAGCAGGTCTTGCGTGAACGCCGCATTTGTTCTGTTTGAACGAACCCCCTCTCTATGCCGAGGCAGCGGCATGTAGGTTAAACAGGAGCTAATCGCTCTCTATGGGAGAAGCAACAAGGCGAGCCGCCTACGTGGAAAAGCACCGGCTA from Infirmifilum sp. NZ encodes:
- a CDS encoding UbiA family prenyltransferase, with protein sequence MGKFRAYLKLSRIEHGVMTGLAVVAGYLAVNASFSLRLVLAFLSSLFAEMSLFAFNDIFNIEEDRVNSPERPLVRGDLSRREALAFAAVASTSALLLALPLGAYPVLLLLAALAIGNAYNYYLKRLSIIGNLAVAGLTASSFLYGALATGLAVEEKVSLFFLIAFLANIGREIAKGVRDLEGDIRVGVCTLACEIGVKQAGLVSAIFMALAVALSLASPQYFALKEPFVAMLALTDAIFIHSIYTIARTPTPEAAGIVRRNTLIGMLVAILAFTLP
- a CDS encoding OST3/OST6 family protein is translated as MRRGASGVASALLSESALAWLLLVFSIAIAAGLVYVLAERPPFSLGTYIIYPGTGSQTTSEFLVLLFLYALAVAGLLLVYEAPRYRSRPNLATMFLVTGIALAFISVTLLLTVYGMK
- a CDS encoding STT3 domain-containing protein, with the translated sequence MSDRSDTPSKKVASGLLKVLEALGDTRAVVAVILILAFTVTLLARLAPLHWGTYLNEFDPYYEYYLSVKMLENGNGGFLGGLAWWYHWWLENPKPRDTLFWAPSGRDLRGTSQPGAAFFTVATYELLRDLGLQVDLYFIHGIIVPVGAAFAVFTAYLLGRELKDERVGALSAVMIALSWAYMYRTNYGAKHEGLAIPFMLLGFYLFLLAYRRKSVSLAILAGLSQGIVVLSWGAYLYPWNFLALLALLWLLIHPDDRTLAKVYVASNAVITLFVATTPRFGPNTAFLSLVGFLPLATTVYAVFLLLGFSRIRTLSPSQIKRAGLAALGVLAVLLAVATVTGLTSLISGRILAVVLPTIREPGVTTVAEHAVPSWNQLFDDFQSSIVFGIFAVFILARRMRSDLKAAFASLYFATSLYFSSSIVRLILLLSPAISVVASMGLVELFDRVLDTTRTATYRRRGGGSVSGAVVALVLVVLLLLFSPSILGSKVPLYSHQPALILTSSIPMVDYNYQYMDWISALEWIKLNVPRDATIATWWDYGYWISVNTGRKTTCDNATIDTRQIQKIARAFMSDEDTALSIFRELNVTYVVVFEPLQSLTLSTGVNVYFSMIHPALGGDMAKSPQMLKWIGLDAGDYIYGYRNGSYAYLDLGNNQRIYLLVPAATPQALNATLYRMIYTRNYKQQVFIFDAFLGQLQGYNGPHYLLQPLKNFELVYVSEPNGWVKVFKVKIATSP